One genomic segment of Pseudonocardia sp. T1-2H includes these proteins:
- a CDS encoding ChaB family protein translates to MAGKKDEAEKMRDDVPSTVARSDDKAVRTYKKTLESAEESYGSGRRAQQTAYAALKHTHEKVGDHWEPKEEYGPSDERAARSTPDSGDPGGSTAAGVDANASKKHLVEVAKRLDVKAPTRRTKDELVEEIRKANDRATRRARED, encoded by the coding sequence ATGGCAGGCAAGAAGGACGAGGCCGAGAAGATGCGCGACGACGTCCCCTCGACGGTCGCCCGCTCCGACGACAAGGCGGTCCGGACCTACAAGAAGACCCTGGAGTCCGCGGAGGAGAGCTACGGCAGCGGCCGGCGCGCCCAGCAGACGGCCTACGCGGCGCTGAAGCACACGCACGAGAAGGTCGGCGACCACTGGGAGCCCAAGGAGGAGTACGGCCCGTCGGACGAGCGGGCCGCCCGCTCCACCCCGGACTCCGGGGACCCGGGCGGGTCGACGGCGGCCGGTGTGGACGCCAACGCGTCCAAGAAACACCTGGTGGAGGTGGCGAAACGGCTCGACGTGAAGGCGCCCACGAGGCGGACGAAGGACGAGCTGGTGGAGGAGATCCGTAAGGCCAACGACCGGGCGACCCGTCGCGCGCGGGAGGACTGA
- a CDS encoding glycosyltransferase family 9 protein: MRDGTRYPDILVVDLLGGLGDLVMVLPVIHALARRNPGAALRVLTHAPGDVLVESDPAVTEVVRAEKGDERAAVAAELDRRRPALVVSTTRHSGIPEEIGSRGVRSVTNLWRNPPPDEQVSHRYLRILAAEGLVDAVEVPPSIHLTPAERARGAAMLADHAGPGRPVVLVPGAGMAVKHWPHWATLARGLADRGTPPLVVTGDPAPGPWAEELARPLPPTGLRGLAALFAAVGDRGGTVVGPDTGPVRVAAAVGARTVGLFGPTAAARYGLGPAAVDLQGLPGCPHRRPTAITEQVCWWEARCPLAADGPACMADLSPDSVLRASLAG, from the coding sequence ATGCGTGACGGCACGCGGTATCCGGACATCCTGGTCGTCGACCTGCTCGGGGGGCTGGGGGACCTGGTGATGGTGCTGCCGGTGATCCACGCTCTGGCCCGGCGGAACCCCGGCGCCGCGCTGCGGGTGCTCACCCACGCTCCCGGCGACGTGCTCGTCGAGTCCGATCCGGCCGTCACCGAGGTGGTCCGGGCGGAGAAGGGCGACGAGCGGGCCGCCGTGGCCGCCGAGCTCGACCGCCGCCGCCCGGCGCTCGTCGTGAGCACCACCCGGCACAGCGGCATCCCCGAGGAGATCGGGTCCCGCGGCGTCCGCAGCGTCACGAACCTCTGGCGGAACCCGCCGCCCGACGAGCAGGTCAGCCACCGCTACCTGCGGATCCTCGCCGCCGAGGGCCTCGTCGACGCCGTCGAAGTGCCGCCGTCGATCCACCTCACCCCGGCCGAGCGCGCCCGGGGGGCGGCGATGCTGGCCGACCACGCGGGCCCGGGCCGCCCCGTGGTGCTGGTGCCGGGCGCGGGGATGGCGGTCAAGCACTGGCCGCACTGGGCGACGCTCGCCCGGGGGCTGGCGGACCGCGGCACGCCCCCGCTCGTCGTCACCGGGGACCCGGCGCCGGGGCCCTGGGCCGAGGAGCTCGCGCGTCCCCTGCCGCCGACCGGCCTGCGAGGCCTCGCCGCACTGTTCGCCGCGGTGGGGGACCGGGGCGGGACGGTCGTCGGGCCGGACACCGGCCCGGTCCGGGTGGCCGCGGCCGTCGGGGCGCGGACGGTCGGGCTGTTCGGGCCGACCGCCGCCGCCCGCTACGGGCTGGGCCCCGCGGCCGTCGACCTGCAGGGGTTGCCGGGCTGCCCGCACCGGCGTCCCACGGCCATCACCGAGCAGGTCTGCTGGTGGGAGGCCCGGTGCCCGCTGGCCGCGGACGGCCCCGCGTGCATGGCGGACCTCTCCCCGGACTCCGTGCTGCGGGCGTCCCTCGCCGGGTGA
- a CDS encoding glycosyltransferase, giving the protein MLITMVQGGADPGRDGVADYTRHLVGALAGEGTRVEQVPVDGSARGVLRAARRIRELRPDVVHVQFAPSAFGFSPWPGLLPDLVGAPVVTTLHEYGWWAAPPRVPDAVWRALERTGRFDRETWRLAPAGAAAVTTNAGHAATLRERLGVEAALVPLAPNVPDLGRTQPREAVRRRLGVPEDAEVIAFFGFVHPVKGLRYLIEAVAGLRAAGRRRLHLLVLGGFTSLALPEGEARAFRDELTAWTRTCGVADHVSITGQLPAEEVSAALHASDLTAFPFAAGATTKSGALLSAFAHGLPTIVTPADPPDPELVDGRTVVVAPRVRDPEVLRDALVRLLDDPALRRRVAAAGAALGAERTWPRIAERHRELYARVLGVRGEPAHA; this is encoded by the coding sequence GTGCTGATCACGATGGTTCAGGGCGGGGCGGACCCGGGACGCGACGGCGTCGCCGACTACACGCGGCACCTCGTCGGCGCCCTCGCAGGGGAGGGGACGCGCGTCGAGCAGGTGCCGGTCGACGGGTCCGCGCGCGGCGTGCTCCGGGCGGCCCGCCGGATCCGGGAGCTGCGCCCGGACGTGGTGCACGTGCAGTTCGCGCCGTCGGCGTTCGGGTTCTCGCCCTGGCCGGGGCTGCTGCCGGACCTGGTGGGTGCCCCGGTGGTGACGACGCTGCACGAGTACGGCTGGTGGGCCGCGCCGCCGCGGGTCCCGGACGCGGTGTGGCGCGCGCTGGAGCGGACCGGGCGGTTCGACCGGGAGACCTGGCGCCTCGCCCCCGCCGGCGCCGCGGCGGTGACCACGAACGCCGGGCACGCGGCGACGCTGCGGGAGCGGCTCGGCGTCGAGGCGGCGCTCGTCCCGCTGGCGCCCAACGTGCCGGATCTCGGGCGGACGCAGCCGCGGGAGGCGGTCCGGCGCCGGCTCGGGGTCCCGGAGGACGCCGAGGTCATCGCGTTCTTCGGGTTCGTGCACCCGGTGAAGGGCCTGCGCTACCTGATCGAGGCGGTCGCGGGGCTGCGCGCGGCCGGGCGGCGCCGGCTGCACCTGCTCGTTCTCGGCGGGTTCACCTCGCTCGCGCTGCCGGAAGGGGAGGCCCGCGCGTTCCGCGACGAGCTCACCGCGTGGACGCGGACGTGCGGGGTCGCGGACCACGTCTCGATCACCGGGCAGCTCCCGGCCGAGGAGGTGTCCGCGGCCCTGCACGCCTCCGACCTCACCGCGTTCCCCTTCGCCGCCGGCGCGACGACGAAGAGCGGCGCGTTGCTCTCGGCGTTCGCGCACGGCCTGCCGACGATCGTCACGCCGGCCGATCCCCCCGATCCGGAGCTGGTCGACGGCCGGACCGTCGTCGTGGCCCCGCGGGTCCGGGACCCCGAGGTCCTGCGGGACGCCCTCGTCCGGCTGCTCGACGACCCGGCCCTGCGGCGGCGGGTCGCCGCCGCGGGCGCCGCCCTCGGCGCCGAGCGGACCTGGCCCCGGATCGCCGAGCGGCACCGCGAGCTCTACGCCCGGGTGCTGGGTGTCCGCGGGGAGCCCGCGCATGCGTGA
- a CDS encoding glycosyltransferase family 9 protein, whose amino-acid sequence MTDLDRGTDDPFEHPAALAGPPIGWPGLRRLLVVRPDNLGDVLLAGPALAALRAAAPDARIHLLASPGGAAAASLLPEVDDVVVARVSWQRIAPAPGPPDPGLADELAARRYDAAVVLTSFSQSPWPAGYVCQLAGIPVRAGTSKEFGGAALTHWVPAPHDDLHQVDRALHVLDRLGVPPGEATLHAHVAPAAREAAERALRATGGDPGRPHAVLLPGASCPSRRYPPAGFRAAVRELTGAGLPVAVCGSGSERDLVHEVADGIPGAVALAGELDVPGLAALLGGAAVVVANNSGGMHLADAVGTPVVVLFAGTELVEQYRPRSVPARVLGMPTACTPCRQFTCRYQHECLDVDPAEIARAALDLRGRAGSRGPGGVPGSAASRRPRLRHLLVRLRLERVRQHVVRDALGLRPQ is encoded by the coding sequence GTGACCGATCTGGATCGAGGGACCGACGACCCCTTCGAGCATCCGGCGGCGCTCGCCGGGCCGCCGATCGGCTGGCCCGGCCTGCGCCGGCTGCTGGTGGTGCGGCCGGACAACCTGGGGGACGTGCTGCTCGCCGGCCCCGCGCTCGCCGCGCTGCGGGCCGCGGCGCCGGACGCCCGGATTCACCTGCTGGCCTCACCGGGCGGCGCGGCTGCGGCGTCGCTGCTCCCCGAGGTCGACGACGTGGTCGTCGCGCGGGTGTCGTGGCAGCGGATCGCGCCGGCGCCGGGGCCGCCCGACCCCGGGCTGGCCGACGAGCTGGCCGCACGGCGCTACGACGCCGCCGTCGTGCTGACCTCGTTCTCCCAGTCCCCCTGGCCCGCCGGCTACGTCTGCCAGCTCGCCGGCATCCCGGTCCGGGCCGGGACGTCGAAGGAGTTCGGCGGGGCCGCCCTGACCCACTGGGTGCCGGCGCCGCACGATGACCTGCACCAGGTCGACCGCGCGCTCCACGTGCTCGACCGGCTCGGGGTGCCGCCGGGCGAGGCGACCCTGCACGCCCACGTCGCGCCCGCGGCCCGCGAGGCCGCCGAGCGGGCGCTGCGGGCCACCGGCGGGGATCCGGGCCGCCCGCACGCCGTGCTCCTGCCGGGGGCGTCGTGCCCGTCGCGGCGCTACCCGCCGGCGGGCTTCCGGGCCGCGGTCCGGGAGCTGACCGGCGCGGGCCTGCCCGTCGCCGTCTGCGGCTCCGGCTCGGAGCGGGACCTGGTGCACGAGGTGGCGGACGGGATCCCGGGCGCGGTCGCGCTGGCCGGCGAGCTCGACGTGCCGGGCCTCGCCGCGCTCCTCGGCGGGGCCGCGGTCGTGGTCGCCAACAACAGCGGCGGGATGCACCTGGCGGACGCGGTGGGCACACCGGTGGTGGTGCTGTTCGCGGGGACCGAGCTGGTCGAGCAGTACCGGCCGCGGTCCGTCCCGGCCCGGGTCCTCGGGATGCCGACGGCGTGCACGCCCTGCCGCCAGTTCACCTGCCGCTACCAGCACGAGTGCCTCGACGTCGACCCGGCCGAGATCGCGCGCGCCGCCCTCGACCTCAGGGGGCGGGCCGGCTCCCGGGGACCTGGCGGCGTCCCCGGGAGCGCTGCGTCACGCCGACCCCGGCTCCGTCATCTTCTTGTGCGCCTTCGCCTTGAGCGAGTCCGGCAGCACGTTGTTCGCGACGCCCTGGGCCTTCGTCCTCAGTGA
- a CDS encoding SDR family NAD(P)-dependent oxidoreductase, translating into MTDTTPLALVTGASSGIGLELARNLAARGVDLVVTAEDDRLDAAVADLRASGVDVASVRADMDDTKIGASEKDDPAQVAEQGMKALLDGDEKVVAGSLRTKAQGVANNVLPDSLKAKAHKKMTEPGSA; encoded by the coding sequence ATGACGGACACGACACCTCTCGCCCTCGTCACCGGGGCCTCCAGCGGGATCGGACTCGAGCTCGCCCGCAACCTGGCCGCGCGTGGCGTCGACCTGGTCGTCACGGCCGAGGACGACCGGCTCGACGCCGCGGTCGCCGACCTGCGGGCCTCCGGCGTCGACGTCGCGTCGGTCCGCGCCGACATGGACGACACCAAGATCGGGGCGTCCGAGAAGGACGACCCGGCGCAGGTCGCGGAACAGGGGATGAAGGCCCTGCTCGACGGCGACGAGAAGGTCGTCGCGGGGTCACTGAGGACGAAGGCCCAGGGCGTCGCGAACAACGTGCTGCCGGACTCGCTCAAGGCGAAGGCGCACAAGAAGATGACGGAGCCGGGGTCGGCGTGA
- a CDS encoding phage holin family protein: MGDLLGNVTRDLSTLMRQELALAQAELKQEATKTGKAAGAFGGAGFAAWFLVLFLSLALWAGLSNLMHPGWAALIVAAIWAVIAGILYTTGRAKFREVHPKPERTVDTLGQVPDALKGNRGGTP; the protein is encoded by the coding sequence GTGGGTGACCTGCTGGGGAACGTGACCCGGGACCTGTCGACCCTGATGCGCCAGGAGCTCGCCCTCGCCCAGGCCGAGCTCAAACAGGAGGCCACCAAGACCGGCAAGGCCGCCGGAGCCTTCGGCGGCGCCGGCTTCGCCGCCTGGTTCCTCGTCCTGTTCCTGTCCCTGGCCCTGTGGGCCGGTCTGTCCAACCTCATGCACCCCGGCTGGGCCGCCCTCATCGTCGCCGCGATCTGGGCCGTCATCGCCGGGATCCTCTACACCACCGGCCGCGCCAAGTTCCGCGAGGTCCACCCCAAACCCGAACGCACCGTCGACACGCTCGGCCAGGTTCCCGACGCCCTCAAGGGCAACCGAGGAGGCACCCCGTGA
- a CDS encoding DUF3618 domain-containing protein, with the protein MTTPDDPDQIRRDIERTQADLSSDVNAFADKVSPGRIVERRVDRAKATVGRVKDTIMGSDPRASAQHTGRHVADAVTGTASTAAGTVSDVASTAAGTVSDVASTAAGTVSDVASTAAQTVQEAPRVVRRQARGNPLAAGLIAFGAGWLISSLLPATRREQELAEQVKDHAGELTQPLADAAEQALGQVRGNLTEPVQQAVDQVRSTATEAGQTVAEESRSAVEQVKEQATDSAGTIKQNSPG; encoded by the coding sequence GTGACCACCCCCGACGATCCCGACCAGATCCGCCGCGACATCGAACGCACCCAGGCCGACCTCAGCAGCGACGTCAACGCCTTCGCCGACAAGGTCAGCCCCGGCCGCATCGTCGAACGCCGGGTCGACCGCGCCAAGGCCACGGTCGGCCGGGTCAAGGACACCATCATGGGCAGCGACCCCCGGGCCTCGGCCCAGCACACCGGCCGCCACGTCGCCGACGCCGTCACCGGCACCGCCTCCACCGCGGCGGGCACCGTGTCCGACGTGGCCTCCACAGCGGCGGGCACCGTGTCCGACGTGGCCTCCACAGCGGCGGGCACCGTGTCCGACGTGGCCTCCACCGCCGCGCAGACCGTGCAGGAGGCTCCGCGCGTCGTGCGCCGCCAAGCCCGGGGCAACCCCCTCGCGGCCGGGCTCATCGCCTTCGGCGCCGGCTGGCTGATCTCCTCCCTGCTCCCGGCCACCCGCCGCGAACAGGAACTCGCCGAACAGGTCAAGGACCACGCCGGGGAGCTGACCCAGCCCCTCGCCGACGCCGCCGAACAAGCCCTCGGACAGGTCAGGGGCAACCTGACCGAACCCGTCCAACAGGCCGTCGACCAGGTCAGGTCCACCGCCACCGAGGCCGGCCAGACCGTCGCCGAGGAAAGCCGCTCCGCGGTCGAACAGGTCAAGGAGCAGGCCACCGACTCCGCCGGCACGATCAAGCAGAACTCGCCTGGATGA
- a CDS encoding alpha/beta fold hydrolase, whose translation MTGPRPVVAVPGLGLSAEIPQRLFRALATAGPTAAVELPGFGLPAPRGLAIGMAAQVDRLLDVLRGRGPGDPVVLLGHSASCQLVAEVAAREPERVAGLVLVGPTTDPRGSTWPGLAARWVRTAAHERPGQIPRLVRDYRTTGPVAMVRTLDAFRRCRIEDSLGSVRCPVLVLRGLHDRIAPADWTVALARLPPDGSAVTVSAGGHMVLSTHPGLVAAEVSAFLARRAGVSEGR comes from the coding sequence GTGACCGGGCCCCGGCCGGTCGTCGCCGTGCCGGGGCTCGGCCTGTCCGCCGAGATCCCGCAGCGGCTGTTCCGCGCGCTCGCCACGGCCGGGCCGACGGCGGCCGTCGAGCTGCCCGGGTTCGGGTTGCCCGCGCCGCGCGGCCTGGCGATCGGTATGGCCGCCCAGGTGGACCGCCTGCTCGACGTACTGCGGGGCCGGGGTCCCGGCGATCCGGTGGTCCTGCTCGGTCATTCGGCGAGCTGCCAGCTCGTCGCGGAGGTCGCGGCGCGGGAGCCGGAGCGGGTCGCCGGCCTCGTGCTCGTCGGCCCGACCACGGATCCGCGCGGGTCGACCTGGCCCGGTCTCGCCGCCCGGTGGGTGCGGACCGCCGCACACGAGCGGCCGGGGCAGATCCCGCGGCTCGTGCGGGACTACCGGACCACCGGGCCGGTGGCGATGGTGCGCACGCTCGACGCCTTCCGCCGGTGCCGCATCGAGGACTCGCTCGGCTCGGTCCGCTGTCCCGTGCTGGTGCTGCGCGGGCTCCACGACCGCATCGCCCCGGCGGACTGGACCGTCGCCCTGGCGCGCCTGCCTCCCGACGGTTCGGCGGTCACCGTGTCCGCCGGCGGGCACATGGTCCTGTCGACGCACCCCGGGCTGGTCGCCGCCGAGGTCTCGGCCTTCCTGGCCCGGCGGGCGGGCGTGTCAGAGGGGCGGTAG